Proteins from a genomic interval of Methanofollis formosanus:
- a CDS encoding CoB--CoM heterodisulfide reductase iron-sulfur subunit A family protein, which translates to MAEEKKQPRIGVFVCHCGTNIAGTIDVEAVKEYAATLPNVIVADDYQYMCSTPGQAKIIDAIKDHDLTGIVVAACTPRLHEPTFRTATKEGGLNPFRFEMANIRDQNSWVHMHDPEGATAKAKDAIRIAAAKASLLEDLYPKSVPVEHAAMVVGAGVGGIQAALDLANAGIKTYLVEKNPTVGGRMSQLDKTFPTLDCSQCILTPKMVDVGRHPNIELHTYTEVEEVDGYIGNFDITLRKKARGVMSQDEAAAKGIVGGGCNGCGDCAAACPVIKPNPFEFGMAPRKAIYIYHPQVVPLVYTIDFDACVKCGLCVEACGEKKAIDLEMTDTFETVKVGTVILSTGYDMFEIEKKREWGYKQFDNVITSLEFERLICASGPTGGHLIRPSDGETPMKVAFVLCAGSRDNTGVGKPYCSRFCCMYSLKHAHQLMEKIPGCQPYIFYMDIRSFGKMYEEFYYRIQNEGAKFIRGRVANVLEDAETKNLHVYAEDTLLGRPVDLEVDMVVLAAAIQPTENIDPVRKMFGVSCSQDGWMLEAHPKLNPCGTTTAGVFLAGVCQGPKDIPDTVAQAEGAASAASIPIHTGKVELEPYFAQCLEEKCAGCGMCISQCPYSALSLVEKDGRQVMHVTEAKCKGCGTCGGFCPGGAIYMQHFTTPQIVAQIDAFLLGGEE; encoded by the coding sequence TCAGGCAAAGATCATCGACGCCATCAAGGACCATGACCTGACCGGCATCGTCGTCGCCGCCTGTACTCCGCGTCTGCACGAGCCGACCTTCAGGACGGCCACGAAAGAGGGCGGTCTCAACCCGTTCAGGTTCGAGATGGCCAACATCCGTGACCAGAACTCCTGGGTCCACATGCACGACCCCGAAGGCGCCACTGCAAAGGCAAAGGACGCCATCAGGATCGCCGCCGCCAAGGCGTCCCTCCTCGAGGACCTCTACCCCAAGAGCGTCCCGGTCGAGCACGCCGCCATGGTCGTCGGCGCCGGTGTCGGCGGGATCCAGGCTGCACTCGACCTGGCAAACGCCGGGATCAAGACCTACCTCGTCGAGAAGAACCCGACCGTCGGCGGACGCATGTCCCAGCTCGACAAGACCTTCCCGACCCTCGACTGTTCCCAGTGTATCCTCACCCCGAAGATGGTGGACGTCGGGCGTCACCCGAACATCGAACTCCACACCTACACCGAGGTCGAGGAAGTCGACGGCTACATCGGCAACTTCGACATCACCCTCAGGAAGAAGGCCCGCGGTGTCATGAGCCAGGACGAGGCCGCGGCCAAGGGCATCGTCGGCGGCGGCTGCAACGGCTGCGGCGACTGTGCGGCGGCCTGTCCGGTCATCAAGCCGAACCCCTTCGAGTTCGGCATGGCCCCGAGAAAGGCGATCTACATCTACCACCCGCAGGTCGTGCCTCTCGTCTACACCATCGACTTCGACGCCTGTGTAAAGTGCGGGCTCTGTGTCGAGGCGTGTGGCGAGAAGAAGGCCATCGACCTCGAGATGACCGACACCTTCGAGACCGTCAAGGTCGGCACCGTCATTCTCTCGACCGGGTACGACATGTTCGAGATCGAGAAGAAGCGCGAGTGGGGCTACAAACAGTTCGACAACGTCATCACCTCGCTCGAGTTCGAGCGTCTCATCTGTGCCTCCGGCCCGACCGGTGGTCACCTGATCCGTCCGTCCGACGGCGAGACCCCGATGAAGGTCGCCTTCGTGCTCTGTGCCGGGTCCCGTGACAACACCGGTGTCGGCAAGCCGTACTGCAGCCGGTTCTGCTGCATGTACTCGCTCAAGCACGCCCACCAGCTCATGGAGAAGATTCCAGGCTGCCAGCCGTACATCTTCTACATGGACATCAGGTCGTTTGGCAAGATGTACGAGGAGTTCTACTACCGTATCCAGAACGAGGGTGCGAAGTTCATCCGCGGCCGTGTGGCCAACGTTCTTGAGGACGCGGAAACCAAGAACCTCCACGTCTATGCCGAAGACACGCTTCTCGGCCGTCCGGTCGACCTCGAAGTCGACATGGTCGTCCTTGCAGCTGCGATCCAGCCCACCGAGAACATCGACCCGGTCAGGAAGATGTTCGGTGTCTCCTGTTCACAGGACGGCTGGATGCTTGAGGCTCACCCGAAACTCAACCCGTGCGGCACCACGACCGCCGGTGTCTTCCTCGCCGGCGTCTGTCAGGGGCCCAAGGATATCCCCGACACCGTCGCCCAGGCCGAGGGTGCGGCATCCGCAGCATCCATCCCGATCCACACGGGCAAGGTCGAACTCGAACCGTACTTCGCCCAGTGTCTTGAAGAGAAGTGTGCCGGCTGTGGCATGTGCATCAGCCAGTGCCCGTACTCCGCCCTCTCGCTCGTCGAGAAGGATGGCAGGCAGGTCATGCACGTGACCGAAGCAAAGTGTAAGGGCTGCGGTACCTGCGGTGGGTTCTGTCCTGGAGGTGCAATCTACATGCAGCACTTCACCACCCCGCAGATCGTGGCTCAGATTGATGCATTCCTCCTTGGAGGTGAAGAGTAA
- a CDS encoding hydrogenase iron-sulfur subunit, protein MAEGEWQPKIIAIICNWCSYAGADLAGSARTQYPPDIRAIRVMCTGRVDPLFIMKAFADGADGVLVSGCHFGDCHYIAGNFKCAKRMFLLKSVLKDLGIDDKRLRMTFVSASEGAKWAMVMEDVVKTVKELGPSPINQLKQ, encoded by the coding sequence ATGGCAGAAGGAGAATGGCAGCCCAAAATCATCGCAATCATCTGCAACTGGTGTTCCTACGCCGGTGCCGACCTCGCGGGCAGTGCCCGTACTCAGTATCCGCCTGACATCCGTGCCATCCGTGTGATGTGCACCGGCCGTGTCGACCCGCTCTTCATCATGAAGGCCTTTGCCGACGGTGCCGACGGCGTCCTCGTTTCCGGGTGCCACTTCGGTGATTGCCACTACATCGCAGGCAACTTCAAGTGCGCCAAGAGGATGTTCCTCCTCAAGAGTGTCCTCAAGGACCTTGGTATCGACGACAAGCGTCTCAGGATGACCTTCGTCTCCGCATCAGAGGGTGCGAAGTGGGCAATGGTCATGGAAGACGTCGTCAAGACCGTCAAGGAACTTGGACCCAGCCCGATCAACCAGCTGAAGCAGTAA
- a CDS encoding molybdopterin dinucleotide binding domain-containing protein, with product MPEIELNLISGRTIHQGVSMEAGKEKPAYTKACGIIEMDDADFKRLGAWRNTNVRVTSEYGSVVVKAIQTTQGPHPGVAFIPMGPWANMVISPNTYSTGMPTFKGVPVKVEVAADEPVYDSLELVRKACRGEI from the coding sequence GTGCCAGAAATCGAATTAAACCTCATATCCGGGCGGACAATCCACCAGGGTGTGTCCATGGAGGCGGGCAAGGAAAAGCCCGCCTACACCAAGGCCTGCGGCATCATCGAGATGGATGATGCCGACTTCAAGCGCCTGGGTGCCTGGAGGAACACCAACGTCCGTGTCACCAGCGAATACGGCAGCGTCGTCGTCAAAGCAATCCAGACCACCCAGGGTCCCCACCCTGGTGTCGCCTTCATCCCGATGGGACCGTGGGCAAACATGGTCATCAGCCCGAACACCTACTCGACCGGAATGCCAACCTTTAAAGGGGTCCCGGTCAAGGTCGAGGTCGCCGCCGACGAACCGGTGTACGACTCGCTCGAACTTGTCCGCAAGGCCTGCAGGGGTGAGATCTAA
- a CDS encoding formylmethanofuran dehydrogenase subunit B: MAKIISDVVCPFCGTLCDDLEVKVSDDGKEILEVYNACVIGTEKFLHSQAKDRLTVPMKQDEEGNWNEVSVDDAVEYTAQMLCNAKKPLMYGWSSTNCEAQSKGHEIAELVGGVVDNTATVCHGTTLIAVQDVGVPSCTLGEVKNRADRIVFWGCNPAHAHPRHMSRYSIFPRGFFTGKGHKARKMVVVDPRSTDTAKMADLHMQIEQGRDYELLSALRVAIRGNPLPETVAGIPRETIQDVAETLKSGRFVVIFFGMGVTQSLSKNHNIDIAIALTRDLNDYTKAAIMPMRGHYNVTGSGQVLGWQFGYPFCVDLSRGFARYNPGDSTSNDLLRRGEVDAVFVLGSDPGAHFPISSVKKIAQLPSVCVEPHYTPTTAVCKLHMPVAFVGVEEGGCAYRMDNVPIETRKVVEPPEGMLSDEEFLERVLERVKEIKGVA; encoded by the coding sequence ATGGCGAAGATTATCTCTGACGTAGTCTGTCCGTTCTGCGGAACGCTCTGTGACGACCTGGAAGTCAAGGTCTCCGACGACGGCAAAGAGATCCTCGAGGTCTACAATGCCTGCGTCATCGGCACGGAGAAGTTCCTTCACTCCCAGGCGAAAGACCGCCTGACCGTCCCGATGAAGCAGGACGAGGAGGGCAACTGGAACGAAGTCTCGGTCGACGATGCCGTCGAGTACACCGCCCAGATGCTCTGCAACGCGAAAAAGCCGCTGATGTACGGCTGGTCTTCGACCAACTGCGAGGCGCAGTCGAAAGGCCACGAGATCGCCGAACTCGTCGGCGGGGTCGTCGACAACACCGCGACGGTCTGCCACGGCACCACCCTTATCGCCGTGCAGGACGTCGGTGTGCCGAGCTGCACCCTCGGTGAGGTCAAGAACCGTGCAGACCGGATCGTCTTCTGGGGCTGCAACCCTGCCCACGCCCACCCGCGGCACATGAGCAGGTACTCGATCTTCCCGCGTGGGTTCTTCACCGGCAAGGGTCACAAGGCCCGTAAGATGGTCGTCGTCGACCCGCGGAGCACCGACACGGCGAAGATGGCCGATCTCCACATGCAGATCGAGCAGGGTCGCGACTACGAACTGCTCAGCGCTCTGCGTGTCGCCATCCGCGGCAATCCGCTGCCCGAGACCGTCGCCGGGATCCCGAGAGAGACGATCCAGGACGTCGCCGAGACCCTCAAGTCCGGCCGTTTCGTGGTCATCTTCTTCGGCATGGGTGTCACCCAGTCGCTCTCGAAGAACCACAACATCGACATCGCCATCGCGCTCACCCGCGACCTCAACGACTACACCAAAGCGGCCATCATGCCGATGCGCGGCCACTACAACGTCACCGGCTCCGGCCAGGTGCTCGGGTGGCAGTTCGGTTACCCGTTCTGCGTGGACCTCTCCCGCGGCTTTGCCCGCTACAACCCGGGCGACTCGACCTCGAACGACCTGCTCCGCAGGGGCGAGGTGGACGCGGTCTTTGTCCTGGGTTCCGACCCGGGTGCACACTTCCCGATCTCCTCGGTGAAGAAGATCGCACAGCTCCCGTCGGTCTGTGTCGAGCCGCACTACACCCCGACCACCGCCGTCTGCAAACTCCACATGCCGGTCGCGTTCGTCGGTGTCGAGGAGGGCGGCTGTGCCTACCGGATGGACAACGTCCCGATCGAGACCAGAAAGGTCGTCGAGCCTCCCGAGGGCATGCTCAGCGACGAGGAGTTCCTCGAACGCGTGCTCGAACGAGTAAAGGAGATCAAGGGAGTTGCGTGA
- a CDS encoding formylmethanofuran dehydrogenase subunit A — MAEYLIKNGFVFDPVLEINGDKVDIAIKDGKIVQSTEIKNPTVVDAAGKTVMAGGVDIHAHVAGPKVNVGRNYRPEDKLFNYEPRKGVKRMAGGFSVPTVFRTGYKYAQMGYTTVMEAAMPPLYARHTHEEMRDTPILDQGAYPVFGNNWFVLEYLKNHEVENAAAYISWLLRTTRGYAIKIVNPGGTEAWGWGLNCNSIHDPVPYFDITPAQIMKGLMDANEALRLPHSIHIHTNNLGNPGNYETTLDTFKLFQGEKPNNDFGREQVMHHTHVQFHSYGGDNWGNVESKADEIMNYVNNNDNMTMDLGCVTLDETTTMTADGPFEHHLTELNHLKWANTDVELETAAGVVPYIYSPNVKVCGIQWAIGLELALLAKDPMRVFITTDHPNAGPFFRYPRVMKWLMSQDAREAQMDALKWAEKVRSATLLSGLDRELTLYEIAAMTRAGTAKALGLSHMYGSLKPGLEADVAVYDYNPETAEDPELIEKAFGNAAYLFKGGEIVVKEGEVVSNGNKKTLWVDAKVAENPQVQRDVAEKFLRYYTVTQANYEVNEKVFMKNPYRIEVDATQ, encoded by the coding sequence ATGGCAGAATATCTGATCAAGAACGGTTTCGTCTTCGACCCGGTGCTTGAGATCAACGGGGACAAGGTCGATATTGCCATCAAAGACGGCAAGATCGTCCAGTCCACCGAGATCAAGAACCCGACGGTCGTCGACGCAGCCGGCAAGACCGTGATGGCCGGCGGTGTGGACATTCACGCCCACGTCGCCGGGCCGAAGGTCAACGTCGGCAGGAACTACCGGCCCGAAGACAAGCTCTTCAACTACGAGCCCAGAAAGGGCGTAAAGAGGATGGCAGGCGGCTTCTCGGTCCCGACGGTCTTCAGGACCGGGTACAAGTACGCCCAGATGGGGTACACGACCGTGATGGAAGCGGCAATGCCGCCCCTGTACGCCCGCCATACCCACGAAGAGATGCGGGACACCCCGATCCTCGATCAGGGGGCCTACCCGGTTTTCGGGAACAACTGGTTCGTCCTTGAGTACCTCAAGAACCACGAGGTCGAGAACGCGGCGGCCTATATCTCCTGGCTGCTGCGGACCACCAGAGGGTACGCGATCAAGATCGTCAACCCGGGCGGCACCGAAGCCTGGGGCTGGGGTCTCAACTGCAACTCGATCCACGACCCGGTCCCGTACTTCGACATCACCCCGGCCCAGATCATGAAGGGCCTGATGGACGCGAACGAGGCCCTGAGGCTCCCGCACTCCATCCACATCCACACCAACAACCTGGGCAACCCGGGCAACTACGAGACCACCCTCGACACCTTCAAGCTCTTCCAGGGCGAGAAGCCGAACAACGACTTCGGGCGCGAACAGGTCATGCACCACACCCACGTCCAGTTCCACTCGTACGGTGGCGACAACTGGGGCAACGTGGAGTCGAAGGCCGACGAGATCATGAACTATGTCAACAACAATGACAACATGACCATGGATCTCGGCTGCGTGACCCTGGACGAGACCACGACGATGACCGCCGACGGGCCGTTCGAGCATCACCTCACCGAACTCAACCACCTCAAGTGGGCGAACACCGATGTGGAACTCGAGACCGCCGCCGGCGTCGTCCCGTACATCTACTCGCCCAATGTCAAGGTCTGCGGTATCCAGTGGGCTATCGGTCTTGAACTCGCACTGCTCGCCAAGGACCCGATGCGGGTCTTCATCACCACCGACCACCCGAACGCCGGTCCGTTCTTCAGGTACCCGCGGGTCATGAAGTGGCTGATGAGCCAGGACGCCCGTGAGGCCCAGATGGACGCGCTCAAGTGGGCCGAGAAAGTCAGGTCCGCCACGCTCCTCTCCGGCCTCGACCGCGAACTCACCCTGTACGAGATCGCGGCGATGACCAGGGCGGGTACGGCCAAGGCACTCGGTCTCAGCCACATGTACGGTAGCCTCAAGCCCGGCCTCGAGGCCGATGTCGCGGTCTACGACTACAACCCCGAGACGGCGGAGGACCCCGAGCTTATCGAGAAGGCCTTCGGCAACGCGGCGTACCTCTTCAAGGGCGGCGAGATCGTCGTCAAAGAGGGCGAAGTCGTCAGCAACGGCAACAAGAAGACCCTGTGGGTCGACGCCAAGGTCGCCGAGAACCCGCAGGTCCAGCGGGACGTCGCCGAGAAGTTCCTGCGGTACTACACGGTCACGCAGGCGAACTACGAGGTGAACGAGAAGGTCTTCATGAAGAACCCGTACAGGATCGAGGTCGACGCAACCCAGTGA
- a CDS encoding formylmethanofuran dehydrogenase subunit C, translating into METVTLTPKAQPELFIDAENITPDAFAGKSAAEIAGLSVFEGNQTQTLGQYFEVAGKAAATADETKIVIKGDVTKVKYIGMRMTGGEIVVEGSADMYVGAWMEGGRIRVKGNVDAFSGTGMKGGELEVDGNAGNYLGAAYRGDWRGMQAGTIRVHGNAGSDLGTFMNGGTIIVEGDVDVHVGTHAEGGTIIVKGNGKSKIGGQMVKGEIYVFGTIDVMMPGYVYREDVDLEVDGESARFALFEGDMGERHGKRKGQVIYGKIYQKY; encoded by the coding sequence ATGGAGACGGTAACACTGACACCAAAGGCACAGCCCGAGCTCTTTATCGACGCGGAAAACATCACTCCCGATGCATTCGCAGGGAAGTCCGCGGCGGAGATCGCGGGGCTGTCCGTCTTTGAAGGGAACCAGACCCAGACTCTCGGCCAGTACTTCGAGGTCGCCGGCAAGGCCGCGGCCACGGCCGATGAGACGAAGATCGTCATCAAGGGCGATGTGACCAAGGTCAAGTACATCGGCATGAGGATGACCGGCGGCGAGATCGTCGTCGAGGGCTCGGCCGACATGTACGTCGGTGCCTGGATGGAAGGCGGCAGGATCCGTGTGAAGGGGAATGTCGACGCTTTCTCAGGGACCGGGATGAAAGGGGGCGAACTCGAGGTCGACGGCAATGCCGGCAACTACCTCGGCGCCGCCTACCGCGGTGACTGGAGAGGCATGCAGGCCGGGACCATCCGCGTCCACGGCAATGCCGGTTCCGACCTCGGGACCTTCATGAACGGCGGGACCATCATCGTCGAGGGCGACGTCGACGTCCATGTCGGCACCCACGCCGAGGGCGGGACCATCATCGTGAAGGGCAACGGCAAGTCCAAGATCGGCGGCCAGATGGTGAAGGGCGAGATCTACGTCTTCGGCACCATCGACGTCATGATGCCCGGCTATGTCTACCGGGAGGACGTGGACCTTGAAGTCGACGGTGAGTCGGCCAGGTTTGCCCTCTTCGAGGGCGACATGGGCGAGCGCCATGGCAAGCGGAAAGGCCAGGTCATCTACGGTAAAATCTACCAGAAATACTAA
- the mcrB gene encoding coenzyme-B sulfoethylthiotransferase subunit beta, translating into MAKYSDTIDLYDDEGKLLKSGVALEKISPVVNPAIKKIIDMTKRTIAVNVAGIEKGIKTGAVGSKADSIAGRTLDLDIVKDVDAIKAKIQEMVQVEEGDDTQIKDFGGKLLLVEVPKARIEAAATYDAAITAVAAATTYAILDQYDIGPFDAPMVKAAVWGTYPQTMDMKGANVASILSIPQNNEGLGFALRNIPANHVVMITGRNAMQGSALSSTFEHAGQFEMGNAIGPFERAQLLGYAYQGLNANNLVYDLVKTNGQSGTIGTVVQSLVERAIEDKVIAPGKKGGYFQYYDTKDPMLWNAYAAAGTLAGTMVNCGAGRFAQAVSSTLLYFNDLLEHETGLPGCDYGRVMGTAVGFSFFSHSIYGGGGPGIFNGNHVVTRHSAGFAIPCVVAACSVDAGTQMFAPEGTSKIYGETYGQIDEFAKPIQNIAKEV; encoded by the coding sequence ATGGCGAAATACTCAGACACGATCGACCTCTACGACGACGAAGGAAAACTTCTGAAGAGTGGGGTCGCACTGGAGAAGATCAGCCCGGTTGTCAACCCGGCGATCAAGAAGATCATCGACATGACCAAGCGGACGATCGCGGTCAACGTGGCCGGGATCGAGAAGGGCATCAAGACCGGCGCCGTCGGATCCAAGGCCGACTCGATTGCCGGGCGGACGCTTGACCTTGACATTGTCAAGGACGTCGATGCCATCAAGGCAAAGATCCAGGAGATGGTCCAGGTCGAGGAGGGCGACGACACCCAGATCAAGGACTTCGGAGGCAAGCTCCTCCTCGTCGAGGTGCCGAAGGCCCGTATCGAGGCCGCCGCCACCTACGACGCGGCGATCACCGCCGTCGCGGCGGCGACCACCTACGCGATCCTCGACCAGTACGACATCGGGCCCTTCGACGCCCCGATGGTCAAGGCGGCAGTCTGGGGGACCTACCCGCAGACCATGGACATGAAGGGCGCAAACGTCGCTTCCATCCTGTCCATTCCGCAGAACAACGAAGGTCTCGGTTTCGCCCTGAGGAACATCCCGGCCAACCACGTCGTGATGATCACCGGCCGCAACGCCATGCAGGGCTCCGCTCTCTCGTCGACCTTCGAGCACGCGGGCCAGTTCGAGATGGGCAACGCCATCGGACCCTTCGAGCGCGCCCAGCTCCTCGGCTATGCCTACCAGGGCCTCAACGCCAACAACCTGGTCTACGACCTGGTCAAGACCAACGGTCAGAGCGGCACGATCGGTACGGTCGTCCAGTCCCTGGTCGAGCGTGCGATCGAAGACAAGGTCATCGCACCGGGCAAGAAGGGCGGGTACTTCCAGTACTACGACACCAAGGACCCGATGCTCTGGAACGCCTACGCAGCAGCCGGTACCCTGGCCGGGACGATGGTCAACTGTGGTGCCGGGCGGTTCGCCCAAGCCGTCTCCTCGACGCTCCTGTACTTCAACGACCTGCTTGAGCACGAGACCGGTCTGCCCGGCTGTGACTACGGTCGTGTGATGGGTACTGCCGTCGGCTTCTCCTTCTTCAGCCACTCCATCTATGGTGGCGGTGGTCCGGGTATCTTCAACGGCAACCACGTCGTGACCAGGCACTCGGCAGGCTTCGCCATTCCGTGTGTGGTCGCTGCCTGTTCAGTCGATGCAGGCACCCAGATGTTCGCACCGGAAGGCACCTCCAAGATCTACGGCGAGACCTACGGCCAGATCGACGAGTTCGCGAAACCGATCCAGAACATCGCAAAGGAAGTATAA
- the mcrD gene encoding methyl-coenzyme M reductase operon protein D: MTEATYPQCRIVPARFLNPETVESLLTRILEIGGIRRLVLNGPRLPATIPYGPARGKPNPHPMRKVIRVGDQDMELQVHVGTILLELEDRSYIDPIRQACDEVFVNFPYGFSEGTFIKRQATVSDYAKYGPDADELILGMTDPKSRSGPLIIQGTK; this comes from the coding sequence ATGACAGAAGCCACATATCCCCAGTGTAGGATTGTGCCTGCGCGTTTCCTCAACCCGGAGACGGTAGAGAGTCTCCTCACCAGGATCCTGGAGATCGGTGGGATCCGAAGGCTGGTCCTGAACGGACCACGCCTCCCCGCCACCATTCCCTACGGCCCGGCCCGGGGCAAACCGAATCCTCACCCTATGCGAAAGGTGATCAGGGTCGGAGACCAGGACATGGAACTCCAGGTGCATGTGGGAACGATCCTCCTCGAACTCGAAGATCGGTCGTATATCGACCCCATCAGGCAGGCATGTGACGAAGTCTTTGTGAACTTCCCGTACGGTTTCTCGGAGGGGACGTTCATCAAGAGACAAGCGACCGTTTCAGACTACGCAAAGTACGGGCCCGACGCCGACGAACTCATTCTCGGGATGACCGATCCGAAGAGTCGCAGCGGGCCGCTTATCATTCAAGGAACCAAGTGA
- the mcrC gene encoding methyl-coenzyme M reductase I operon protein C, producing the protein MPIGRVTQVVDCRESMGMGKGGGLAQRGTISECRSPDVIVVGMSPGRRHVTKPVCDITSALRREGVEFSVSTLVLNAGSGVPPDAPGIAGSVLGAYFGLTPQEIEQIEEHKVAILHHGNVRSHVVQKVRFILEHVDVKAVVVAQCPIDYEDLAKEGVKTALVMPPPDRVKTRGSVEAIVSGVTRGQTPTREKMAEVITAVTRLMKEHNPR; encoded by the coding sequence ATGCCGATCGGAAGGGTAACCCAGGTAGTGGACTGCAGAGAGAGTATGGGCATGGGTAAAGGCGGAGGCCTTGCCCAGCGAGGGACCATATCAGAATGCCGCAGCCCCGACGTGATCGTCGTCGGGATGTCGCCGGGACGCAGGCACGTGACAAAGCCGGTCTGCGATATCACATCCGCCCTGAGGAGGGAAGGGGTGGAGTTCTCGGTGAGCACGCTCGTGCTGAACGCGGGCAGCGGTGTTCCTCCCGACGCCCCCGGCATTGCGGGGTCGGTCCTTGGCGCCTACTTCGGGCTCACCCCCCAGGAGATCGAGCAGATAGAAGAGCATAAGGTCGCGATCCTCCATCACGGGAACGTCAGATCTCATGTGGTGCAGAAGGTCAGGTTCATTCTGGAGCATGTCGACGTCAAGGCCGTCGTCGTCGCCCAGTGCCCGATCGACTACGAGGATCTCGCAAAAGAGGGCGTTAAGACCGCCCTCGTCATGCCCCCACCCGACAGGGTCAAGACCAGGGGAAGCGTCGAGGCGATCGTCTCCGGCGTCACCCGTGGCCAGACCCCTACCAGGGAGAAAATGGCTGAGGTCATCACAGCCGTTACCAGATTGATGAAAGAACACAACCCAAGGTGA
- the mcrG gene encoding coenzyme-B sulfoethylthiotransferase subunit gamma, with translation MAYKPQFGPGTTVVAENRRKQMNPDYQLEKLRDVTDEDIVLILGHRAPGAAYPTAHPPLAEQQEPDCPIRKIVEPTEGAKAGDRVRYIQFADSMFNAPSQPYQRTYMECYRFRGIDPGTLSGRQIVECRERDLEGYSKVLINTEVFDPARIGIRGATVHGHSLRLAEDGMMFDMLQRCVLGEDGIVRYVKDQIGEPLDRAVEVGKPMDEAWLKAHTTMFHSLAGTGFRDDQEYVEYVQRIHSLRTKYGFMPKEE, from the coding sequence ATGGCATACAAACCACAGTTCGGACCGGGCACCACTGTCGTCGCCGAGAACCGGCGCAAGCAGATGAACCCGGACTACCAGCTTGAGAAGCTGCGTGATGTTACTGACGAGGACATTGTCCTGATCCTCGGGCACCGTGCCCCTGGTGCAGCATACCCGACCGCCCACCCGCCCCTGGCCGAGCAGCAGGAGCCCGACTGCCCGATCAGGAAGATCGTCGAGCCGACCGAAGGCGCAAAGGCCGGTGACCGCGTCCGCTACATCCAGTTTGCAGACTCGATGTTCAACGCCCCGTCACAGCCGTACCAGAGGACGTACATGGAGTGCTACCGCTTCCGCGGTATCGACCCCGGTACGCTCTCCGGCCGTCAGATCGTCGAGTGCCGCGAGCGTGACCTGGAGGGCTACTCCAAGGTGCTCATCAACACCGAGGTCTTTGACCCGGCCAGGATCGGTATCCGCGGTGCGACCGTGCACGGTCACTCCCTCCGTCTCGCAGAGGACGGCATGATGTTCGACATGCTCCAGCGCTGTGTCCTCGGCGAAGACGGCATCGTCCGCTACGTTAAGGACCAGATCGGCGAGCCCCTGGACCGCGCGGTCGAGGTCGGCAAGCCGATGGACGAGGCCTGGCTCAAGGCGCACACCACCATGTTCCACTCACTCGCCGGGACCGGGTTCCGCGATGACCAGGAATATGTCGAGTACGTACAGCGTATCCACTCGCTGAGGACCAAGTACGGCTTCATGCCGAAGGAGGAGTGA